Proteins encoded together in one Gaiella occulta window:
- a CDS encoding TlpA family protein disulfide reductase: MSPYNYERFDAYVESGLDELEFGRFPNMLHAGEQAPDGELTLLGGARARLSRLWQRRGVMLEIGSFTUPYCSAEGPLLDELAPHHPDWDWYFVYTREAHPGEHLAAHRSFDDKLEAARRLRDEIGISRPILVDDLDGTVHSAYGALPNMSWVIGRGGVILYKAMWTSAARIGAFLERFQAQPIDLRHAPFHTEQLEIRRRDSDAFARGLERNGPRAVAEFARAEEYWKERARAAARARRSR; the protein is encoded by the coding sequence ATGAGCCCCTACAACTACGAGCGCTTCGACGCCTACGTCGAGTCCGGCCTCGACGAGCTGGAATTCGGGCGCTTCCCGAACATGCTCCACGCCGGCGAGCAGGCGCCCGACGGCGAGCTGACGCTGCTCGGCGGCGCGCGCGCACGCCTCTCCCGGCTGTGGCAGCGGCGGGGCGTGATGCTCGAGATCGGCTCCTTCACCTGACCGTACTGCAGCGCAGAGGGTCCTCTGCTCGACGAGCTGGCGCCACACCATCCCGACTGGGACTGGTATTTCGTCTACACCCGCGAGGCGCACCCCGGCGAGCATCTCGCCGCCCACCGCAGCTTCGACGACAAGCTCGAGGCCGCCCGCCGCCTGCGCGACGAGATCGGGATCTCGCGGCCGATCCTCGTCGACGACCTCGACGGCACCGTCCACAGCGCCTACGGGGCGCTGCCGAACATGTCCTGGGTGATCGGCCGCGGCGGTGTCATCCTCTACAAGGCGATGTGGACGTCGGCCGCGAGGATCGGCGCGTTCCTGGAGCGGTTCCAGGCCCAGCCCATCGACCTGCGGCATGCGCCCTTCCACACCGAACAGCTCGAGATACGGCGCCGCGACAGCGACGCGTTCGCCCGGGGCCTCGAACGGAACGGGCCGAGAGCGGTGGCGGAGTTCGCCCGCGCCGAGGAGTACTGGAAGGAGCGGGCGCGAGCAGCCGCCCGCGCCCGCCGCTCCCGCTGA